A region of Vitis vinifera cultivar Pinot Noir 40024 chromosome 15, ASM3070453v1 DNA encodes the following proteins:
- the LOC100251361 gene encoding retrovirus-related Pol polyprotein from transposon RE1 isoform X1 has product MASETSSSITGTMFGQELVSNGGAEGSSFLITRHKLTGHNYHQWAKAILMFITGRGKDEYLFSTTEPPKKDDKRFKVWNTENNLVMSWLINAMDTEIGQNFLFYDTAHEIWMAAKETYSDSDNTADLFDIKGALHDLRQGEMTVTHYYNTLSRFWQQLDVFETMDWECPGDASRYKRIIEKERVFKFLLGLDKSLDEVRGRILGTKPLPTIREAFSEVRREESRKKLMMGTRPFSNVQEGSALISQGSTNIQEGTALVSRGYDARQKKGRPWCDHCRRPGHTKETCWKIHGKPTDWKSNKEKESRAFVADPEGKERSTNDSTLFSKEQVDWLQKMFSQGSSTNPVISTGSAAQRGNFLIALHTKTEDSSGWIIDSGASDHMTGDISVLHDCSPCHENYKVRIADGSLSTLTGIGRVIISETLTLNQVLLVPKLSCNLLSISKLTRDLNCVAKFSSSHCLFQDLASGMMIGNAKESKGLYWFRAAGKQDSQAHHSRGCALLGIYETPTLLAKEKLFLDQGWQRAVAWDMLRIYSNFVDAQERRRIERLELFDEFEEWHMMQEHYCVAYAINDAMGLLGDFGFPKDDHVPCSPSAAPP; this is encoded by the exons ATGGCCTCGGAAACCAGTAGCAGCATTACGGGAACCATGTTTGGCCAGGAACTCGTGAGCAATGGTGGTGCAGAAGGTTCATCATTCCTCATCACTCGGCACAAGTTAACTGGCCACAATTACCATCAATGGGCGAAGGCAATTCTGATGTTTATCACAGGCAGAGGTAAGGATGAATACCTTTTCAGCACTACTGAACCGCCTAAGAAGGATGATAAAAGATTCAAGGTTTGGAACACCGAAAACAATCTGGTTATGTCTTGGCTGATCAATGCAATGGACACAGAAATAGGTCAAAACTTTTTGTTTTATGATACTGCACATGAAATCTGGATGGCAGCAAAGGAAACATACTCTGATAGTGACAATACTGCTGATCTATTTGACATCAAGGGAGCCCTACATGATCTAAGGCAAGGTGAGATGACTGTGACTCACTACTATAACACTCTTAGTCGTTTTTGGCAACAATTAGATGTGTTTGAGACTATGGATTGGGAGTGCCCAGGAGATGCTAGTCGATACAAAAggattattgaaaaagaaagggtCTTTAAGTTCCTATTGGGATTAGACAAATCCCTAGATGAAGTAAGAGGGAGAATCCTTGGAACCAAGCCTCTCCCTACTATTCGAGAAGCTTTCTCAGAGGTTAGAAGAGAAGAAAGCAGGAAGAAGCTGATGATGGGAACAAGGCCATTCTCCAATGTTCAGGAAGGATCAGCACTCATCTCCCAAGGCTCCACAAACATTCAAGAAGGAACTGCCCTTGTTTCCCGAGGCTATGATGCAAGGCAGAAGAAAGGAAGACCATGGTGTGATCATTGCCGCAGACCAGGTCACACCAAAGAAACATGTTGGAAAATACACGGGAAGCCCACTGACTGGAAGTCAAACAAGGAGAAGGAGTCACGAGCATTTGTGGCAGATCctgaagggaaagaaagaagTACCAATGATTCTACTCTCTTTAGCAAAGAACAAGTGGATTGGCTGCAAAAGATGTTTAGCCAAGGATCATCCACTAACCCCGTTATCTCAACCGGATCCGCTGCTCAGAGAGGTAACTTCCTAATTGCTTTACACACAAAAACTGAAGATTCATCAGGTTGGATCATCGATTCGGGTGCCTCCGACCACATGACAGGTGATATATCAGTACTCCATGATTGTAGCCCCTGCCATGAGAATTACAAAGTAAGAATTGCTGATGGCTCTCTTTCCACCCTGACTGGTATTGGAAGAGTGATTATTTCCGAGACCCTAACTCTTAATCAAGTTCTTTTGGTTCCCAAGCTCTCATGCAATTTACTATCAATCAGCAAGCTTACCCGAGACCTAAATTGTGTGGCTAAATTCTCTTCCTCTCATTGTTTGTTTCAGGATTTGGCTTCGGGGATGATGATTGGCAATGCTAAGGAAAGCAAAGGACTCTACTGGTTTAGGGCAGCTGGAAAACAAGACTCTCAAGCACATCAT AGTAGAGGTTGTGCGCTCTTGGGCATTTATGAGACACCAACTTTACTTGCAAAGGAAAAACTTTTTCTTGACCAGGGCTGGCAG CGTGCTGTTGCCTGGGACATGCTTAGAATTTATAGTAATTTTGTTGATGCTCAAGAAAGGCGCAG GATTGAACGGCTGGAATTGTTTGATGAGTTTGAAGAGTGGCACATGATGCAG GAGCATTATTGTGTGGCTTATGCAATCAACGATGCCATG GGCTTGTTGGGGGACTTTGGCTTCCCTAAGGACGACCACGTGCCCTGCAGCCCCTCAGCAGCACCACCATGA
- the LOC100251361 gene encoding retrovirus-related Pol polyprotein from transposon RE2 isoform X2: MASETSSSITGTMFGQELVSNGGAEGSSFLITRHKLTGHNYHQWAKAILMFITGRGKDEYLFSTTEPPKKDDKRFKVWNTENNLVMSWLINAMDTEIGQNFLFYDTAHEIWMAAKETYSDSDNTADLFDIKGALHDLRQGDASRYKRIIEKERVFKFLLGLDKSLDEVRGRILGTKPLPTIREAFSEVRREESRKKLMMGTRPFSNVQEGSALISQGSTNIQEGTALVSRGYDARQKKGRPWCDHCRRPGHTKETCWKIHGKPTDWKSNKEKESRAFVADPEGKERSTNDSTLFSKEQVDWLQKMFSQGSSTNPVISTGSAAQRGNFLIALHTKTEDSSGWIIDSGASDHMTGDISVLHDCSPCHENYKVRIADGSLSTLTGIGRVIISETLTLNQVLLVPKLSCNLLSISKLTRDLNCVAKFSSSHCLFQDLASGMMIGNAKESKGLYWFRAAGKQDSQAHHSRGCALLGIYETPTLLAKEKLFLDQGWQRAVAWDMLRIYSNFVDAQERRRIERLELFDEFEEWHMMQEHYCVAYAINDAMGLLGDFGFPKDDHVPCSPSAAPP, encoded by the exons ATGGCCTCGGAAACCAGTAGCAGCATTACGGGAACCATGTTTGGCCAGGAACTCGTGAGCAATGGTGGTGCAGAAGGTTCATCATTCCTCATCACTCGGCACAAGTTAACTGGCCACAATTACCATCAATGGGCGAAGGCAATTCTGATGTTTATCACAGGCAGAGGTAAGGATGAATACCTTTTCAGCACTACTGAACCGCCTAAGAAGGATGATAAAAGATTCAAGGTTTGGAACACCGAAAACAATCTGGTTATGTCTTGGCTGATCAATGCAATGGACACAGAAATAGGTCAAAACTTTTTGTTTTATGATACTGCACATGAAATCTGGATGGCAGCAAAGGAAACATACTCTGATAGTGACAATACTGCTGATCTATTTGACATCAAGGGAGCCCTACATGATCTAAGGCAAG GAGATGCTAGTCGATACAAAAggattattgaaaaagaaagggtCTTTAAGTTCCTATTGGGATTAGACAAATCCCTAGATGAAGTAAGAGGGAGAATCCTTGGAACCAAGCCTCTCCCTACTATTCGAGAAGCTTTCTCAGAGGTTAGAAGAGAAGAAAGCAGGAAGAAGCTGATGATGGGAACAAGGCCATTCTCCAATGTTCAGGAAGGATCAGCACTCATCTCCCAAGGCTCCACAAACATTCAAGAAGGAACTGCCCTTGTTTCCCGAGGCTATGATGCAAGGCAGAAGAAAGGAAGACCATGGTGTGATCATTGCCGCAGACCAGGTCACACCAAAGAAACATGTTGGAAAATACACGGGAAGCCCACTGACTGGAAGTCAAACAAGGAGAAGGAGTCACGAGCATTTGTGGCAGATCctgaagggaaagaaagaagTACCAATGATTCTACTCTCTTTAGCAAAGAACAAGTGGATTGGCTGCAAAAGATGTTTAGCCAAGGATCATCCACTAACCCCGTTATCTCAACCGGATCCGCTGCTCAGAGAGGTAACTTCCTAATTGCTTTACACACAAAAACTGAAGATTCATCAGGTTGGATCATCGATTCGGGTGCCTCCGACCACATGACAGGTGATATATCAGTACTCCATGATTGTAGCCCCTGCCATGAGAATTACAAAGTAAGAATTGCTGATGGCTCTCTTTCCACCCTGACTGGTATTGGAAGAGTGATTATTTCCGAGACCCTAACTCTTAATCAAGTTCTTTTGGTTCCCAAGCTCTCATGCAATTTACTATCAATCAGCAAGCTTACCCGAGACCTAAATTGTGTGGCTAAATTCTCTTCCTCTCATTGTTTGTTTCAGGATTTGGCTTCGGGGATGATGATTGGCAATGCTAAGGAAAGCAAAGGACTCTACTGGTTTAGGGCAGCTGGAAAACAAGACTCTCAAGCACATCAT AGTAGAGGTTGTGCGCTCTTGGGCATTTATGAGACACCAACTTTACTTGCAAAGGAAAAACTTTTTCTTGACCAGGGCTGGCAG CGTGCTGTTGCCTGGGACATGCTTAGAATTTATAGTAATTTTGTTGATGCTCAAGAAAGGCGCAG GATTGAACGGCTGGAATTGTTTGATGAGTTTGAAGAGTGGCACATGATGCAG GAGCATTATTGTGTGGCTTATGCAATCAACGATGCCATG GGCTTGTTGGGGGACTTTGGCTTCCCTAAGGACGACCACGTGCCCTGCAGCCCCTCAGCAGCACCACCATGA